DNA from Prunus persica cultivar Lovell chromosome G6, Prunus_persica_NCBIv2, whole genome shotgun sequence:
CTTGTTGAGGTCAGATTCATCTCTCTTTGCAGATGCCTACTTATTGGAAAGTTTCAAAGCCGGAGTTTAATTGTGTGTGTCATTGCTTCCTTTAAGATGAACTAATATGTTAGTGGAAGCATGTGAGTTACTTTCATTACATGAACTAAATTCGTGTTATGTCTGTTGGCTTTAAGTGTTGTAGGCACTGATGAGGAAAATGAGGGGGTTTGGTGATAATAGGGGCAATTTGTGGCATATTGCTTATGAAGACCCTTGGTTTGTTTGGATACACTTTTTTCCATAAACATCgatggaaaacaaaattctGATTACAGTTTAGGATTGTAGGAAACCTTGCTTTTGCAACTTATCAAAAAGGAACTGTATCACAGTCTCCCTATGAGTAGTGGATAGAGCCAGTGGTATGTCCATTAGTTACGGTTATAAAATGCAAATTTGATTTCCTGGAtatttccatgaaattgaaacatgGAAAACTCATTATTAACTGAAAATTTCTGTTCCGCAGGTGCAAAAATTGATGGGTTCAACGCCATTTGACCTTGCCAAGTCTAATTTGGCTAAGAGTGGGCAAATAAGTAGGAATGCGCTCTGTCCATGTGGTTCCAAGAAGAGATACAAACGGTACTTTGGCCTTACATGCTTTTACCAAGACTCGGCAGAACTTAGCTTAATAATCCTTCATATTTGATTTATATGCATGAGTTTTCAGATTGATAAGCTTATTGGTCTATGTATTATTTGTTATGAAGGTGCTGTGGAAAGGATTGAAGCGATCcaagaataaaataagaagaaaaacctTCACTTCAGTCGAGTACATGGAGAGATGCCCAGAGCTCGAAGAATCAATTTGCAGTttttggagcctttgatttattttggtTTGCTTAGCAAGTTGGCTGGCCTCTTGATGATCCTATTCTGCTTGCTTGGACCAGATTGGCTTAACATTTTGTTTAGACAATAAATTGGAATGAAATTGAggttgaagaaatttgattaGAGAATGCATGAAAGTACAATTTTACAACTTTGATGCGATTTTCCAATCTGTTCCGTATTCAGGGGTGCAACTGAACTCTATTTCATTGCCATGACAGTAGCTCGGCTTTTCATGTTATTATTTAAGACTTTTCAGTACACTAGTCATTATCTTGGAAATGCTATGCTCTTGGTTCTTAAATTGAATCTTTGGTTTTCCATCACTTTGGTTGAAAATACAATTGTTGTGTTAAATTGAAACATCTTGATAGTTCAGCATTCAAAAAAGGCCTACTGCTTCTTCCCCCAGAAAACCTCATTTCTATGCAAGACGTTTAGCAGTTTCTATTCTATAGCTTCTTCGCTTGATATCTCTGCAAAGCCACAGAAAGATCGGTTTCAGTCTTGCTCTCAAATATAAACTTGCAGCTCaaagttttcaatttcataaaatcaATCCGTACTTTTGTTAATTCCTAAAGCTCTGTAGATTTGGAAAAGACAAATAAGATTcttttacaataaaaaaaaaaattaaaaattaaaaaaaaatccgacCTGCCGGATTCGAACCAGCGACCTAAGGATATCTGATGGTTATACCAACTACAGTCCTCCGCTCTACCAACTGAGCTAAGGTCGGGATGTGTTACTCTTTCacatttttcaattaaaactaaaagccCTTCAGTTTCAATTCaacaattttgttattttattcaattgaAAGCGTTTTGCTTTGTACTGTCTGCGTTTTGTgattaaaaagagagagatattCCCTTTGCACGCTTCCTCAGGGTCAGCAGCCCTTGTCAATTCCAGTCGcaagttttagttttagtttaataGTTAGTCCATCtggttaaaataattaattgatgAATATTTCCAATGTCAATGTCTCACAAAATAtgacattttaattttattttcttagtctccaatcaattttaatttatccCTAATGATGACCTCACAAGTGGCATGTCACCTCAAAGTTATGTTAATTATCTCCCAAGTTTAGGATAGGAAGGCTCTGTAGAAAAAAAACCTGGACACACATGACATTGACACGGATTAAGTCCGTTGGTCACCATATTGAACTCGGCTCAAATTCGAATCTCTTTCCTTATATATTACACTAATAAAAACTTGATAAGACCACCATATGTTAAAACACTCAATTCCAAAGTTTTTCATCATTAATAATATTGTATATACATATCCAATAAGGCCTCTCAGAGGGTTTTAGAGGGGAGGGTGTGTTGAggaaatatctttattttaaGGGAAGTATTAAGGATATGGTTGTCTATAGTTTTCTCTCAACAGATTAGATTAATTAGCCTAATGATCCCAGAGTCAAGGCAATGGAATAATTGGCCTTGTATGCTGAATACCTCTACACTTTACATTTACAATAATGTCCTTCTCAAAAATATGTTTGTTATGATTTGCCCTTTTTTCTCCAATCGACTTTGGTTTATCCCTAAAGCCAACCTTATAAGTTGCGTCTCACCTCAAAATGCTGTTTAATGTATCTGTAGACTCTAATGGTTGGTTTCCTCAAACAAGATGAGCTGATAagttaatttattaataatgGTAAGACTTTGTAACAACGaaagtacttttttttattgtacaAGCGATaatttactttaaattaattcaaactACGGGAAAGGAGATTCGAACTTGGGTGCATAGTGGGGAGCATCCGTTCTAGCTAACTTGGCTAAGCCATGTCTGCAGCAACTAAAGTACAAGAAGATACGTTCATATTCCAAAAGCCTTTCATGATTTtagataaaatatatttataggcGCTCATAACTCATAAGAGTTGGTGTTTGCCATAGTCATACTTTTCATGGAGACCAATTTGTCAAAAATGATCACTCTCCGTCCATTCAGGCTATCTGACGTTGATGATCTCATGTCATACGCAGGCGATGATCAAGTGACTCGGTCCCTCCGATGGAAGACTTTGACAACCAGAGATGAGGCTTTGACTTTCATCAAGGATGTTTGTATCCCCCACCCTTGGCGCCAGGCGATATGCATCGATGACCGTTCGATCGGGTTTGTAACCATTTTTCCAGGATCAGGTGATGACAGGTACAAGGCAGACTTGGGATATGCAATAGCAGCAAAGTACTGGGGGCAAGGGATTACCACCAAAGCAGTTAAGATTGCGGTGTCTCAAATTTTCAATGACTTCCCTATTTTGGTGAGGTTGCAGGCTTTTGCCGATGTAGAGAACAAGGCCTCTCAGAGGGTTTTCGAGAAATCTGGGTTCCAAAGGGAGGGTGTGTTAAGGAAATATGGATATCTTAAGGGAAATATTAAGGATTTGGTTGTTTATAGTTTTCTATCAACAGAAGTTGCAGTGTAATAATTTGCAcgtatattttttcttctccttaaTGTAAGCTCATGAGTGGCATTGTTTTCATGTGAAAACTTATTTTCTCACGGCCCCAAGCAATATGCGATACTTACCCTCTTATGCTAGATACCATATTCTAGCAATAAAGCCCGCGCGATGCTGCGGGTTTTGAAATTACgtagacaaaataaaattgtttatatatacaatgagATTTAACTCGTAGCATTATGCTTAACTAAGGAAGTATAAgtggaaaaaaaggaaatcacATATTTTACAGGCTACTTTTTATGTTAAAATAGTACACATGTTTGTATATACATTGAGATGTTAATAGTGGGAAGGAGCTATTAAAATAGCAAAATTTGAATAGTTTTGAGCAGCTAGTTGTTTAATTCGGTGGGCtttgttttgcaatttcttcatgacttttcttctctttgatgGAGGTCTTGACTCTGTTATAAAAAAGTGGGAAAATAGCAAGTGTTAATGTTGATGAATGGGGAAAATTGAGTTATGACAATAATCATAAACatctaattatgtataaataggaataatataattttacattttaataaGAAAGTTATAAATGGTTTTCCAATCgaagaaacacaaaataacgaaattaaataagaactcaatgtttttctttacttttaagATATGAATAATATGAAagtaaacatattttaaattctgtGTTCATCTGAAGGAAAAGGttgtggaagaaaagaaaaatacaaacatgAAAATGCAGAAATGATGAGCAAACAaacattacaaaaataaagaaatcagtaccaaaaaaaatagtagAGAGTATAAGGAATAGAGAGGCAATCATGAATATACCTTTAAAGCGAAGAATGGTTAAACAATTTGGGCGAACGACTGCTTCTCGTATTTGGATTTCGTACCCAAGCTCACCTCTGaaacaatcaaaatttcatgGAAGCCTGAGATTAAATCAGGGGGAAAACAACATAAGGAAGAGAGCAGGAAACACGTAGTAGTAGAGGCAAGTCGAATTTTGTGAAGGAATTTTGAGGCAACAcaaacgaaaaaagaaaaagtcaataaatcaaaatgaagaaacaatAATCTGAAAGTTATCTTCGCTTCTTTGCTTCAGTGATTGCTTATACGTTAGAGAGGTGAGAGACAATTGAATCTGTTGAGATAAaattccaaagtttcaatacaACATGTAGATTTGAataactttttaattttcataagTCATACCTGAAGCAATTGGATGACTGCCTAACTGTGATTCatactgaaaaaaaataataaaaaaataaacagtaATTAGAATGAAGTACAACAACCACATAATTACATAGCCTCAAAAtacaaccaaccaaccaacttTAAGCAAATACTTAAATTTCAGGATTCTAACAGTCTAACTACAAAAGAATTCTAACATTACACATCATGAAGCATGAAACTTAAATTGAATCCATACAACTAAAAACTAATATGAAATGCACAGCAAAATCCAAGTACAAAGGAAAACATGATTAGACATTCATGAAACCCAGAACTGAAATCAGAGCGTTacctaagaaaaaaaaggaagtgcAGGGTGTCTTGCAAGTCATGTTCATCATGTTCATgctttaaaaaatcataaactaaaGTGAAACAATATGTggatgccaaaaaaaaaaaaatgcaatttaGGTAAGCGAAagcagagatggagagaaaaggaaatttgTTCATTTGTTTTACTTTGCTAACAATATCCAGAAAACACACAActcaattaataaaatttcagatggCAGTTTAACTATTTTGAGCTTAAATATTCAAGGAGAATAAGcacgtaaaataataatgaaaaaaaaaactcttgaGGAGCATGCCACTAATTTGTGACATGAATATAAGAAAGAATCAACATCTTCATAAAGACAGTTAGAAATCCAAAATGGTTGAAACTGCAAAACGAagatatagatatttttcttcaaaaatccCAACTTCAgtggtataaaaaaaataatttattgcaCCCTTAATCCTCATATCAGAACAATCATTTGGTAGGCATGAttagaaaaaagggaaatgcCAGGCCAACAAAAATTGCAGACACAGCCGTAGGATCATGGGTGAACACCTTTCCAAATGTATGTTACTCCTTTTTGGAACCTTGATCTCTTGGAGCTATTCCAATAACAATAAGATCCTTAATGATTGCAAAACCTTGtcccatttttttaaaaccatgaATCTTACTTATTTTATGCAGTTTGACATTTAATGAACTCAAATGGAATGTCTTGCTGTAAACTCCAACTAACTGAGTAATATAACTTGAATGCCTTCATTGAAATAGATTCTTAAAAAAGGGAAATGCCAAGCCGACAAAAATTGAACTTAAAATGCATGTTCAAAGTAGTTAACAGAAAGACCCAAAAACAACCAAAGTAATGTGAACTTGCGAAGTAATATAACTTGCGAAGTAAGATGGAGAAGATTGAAGGATTAAGAGCCGCAACAACTGCACAtctcatataaaaaattagaaaatcagAATAGATGGAAACCATTTGgtgaaccaaaaataaaagaaaaccccTACATCTATTAGTTGgagaaacaaaggaaaacgCCAGAAAACAGAATCAAAATGCTTCATAAATTACCATaaagaacttttttttttttgggcagaaACGATAAAGAACTTAAGTAGACCAAATATGTGATTTACACCAAGTCAACTGCAGCTGGCTGATAATTTTattgaacccaacaaaattaattcacaaataaatcaaaaatcccaaaccaaaatgagagagagagattcataCCATTCAcatcaaacccatcaaatcTAAACGCTTTTATTCATACCATTCAcatcaaacccatcaaatcTAAATGCTTTATTCATTGGTGCTTTGGAGAAACAGCATATGTAATCAAAGAAATTCCATTTGGATCCAAAAATTAGAGAtagtaaaccctaaaccctaaacccttatcAGATCCATAACTTCTCTCCTTAAGTCTCCATTTCTCCTAAAAATTTATCATCTGTGTAGAACAAACATAaatgcattaaccaaggacatGCAAAACTGCATCAGTCAGCAGTTCCTATTACTCCATTAATATACACTGCAAATCAAAGCTTTATCAATAAAGTCATTTTGCTCAAAACCCAGATACAGAGAGCTCACAAATACTTGAAAGCACATAACTTTAATCTTATTTAAGTAAAATTCAAAGGCCATTGACACCCTTTAAAaccactcactctctcttgcTAACCACCAGGCGTATATAGAGAGCCCCACTTTTGGTCTTAACTACCTAATGGGTAAGGATCTCAGATATCTTATACCTATGATAACTTAATCTTATGCTCTGTGCAGAACCGTTGCAATCCCTGCAGTGAGAGTTGCAAAGTAGGAGACACTATATTACTTAACAACAGGTTTATCATTGATCTCTAATTACTATTTCATAGACAATAATTGAATCATCACCTTACTTTTAATATTACAAAACTAACCAGATGTAAATGTATGTAATTGAGTTCCTTACCTCTccagcattaaatataaatcttTCCTTGTCAAAGAATAGCAACACTGAAGGAGATGTATCCTGCGTATCCATTCCAGTCCCTAGCAACTGCAAAGAGTATAAGCATGGCCAAATTATTAGcccatgaaaaggaaaaaaacaaaagaaccaaACTCTGCATTCTGAAATTAGGATATACAaacttttttagttttcaataagTTTCCATTCAACGCAAAAATCTGCTTGGTAAATCaaacccacaaacaaaaaaattctgaattttttctcGTCATCACTAATGTCCACAAACATAATTCCAATTTATAAGTCAGATTTTCAAATCCCACATATTTCCCAAACCAGTCTTCTTCAAGTCAACTATGCTAAAACATTGCAATCAGTTCCTAGAATCACACTCCCAAATTTTCTTTCccctaccaaaacaaaaattatcaaattcaaatccccaGTCCCATAAACCAGTATAAGAACGAATTTGAATTAAAACCATGTAGTAAAAGAACGAACATATCTTTAAACAGAGCAACCCAAATAGCAGCATATCCTGCTTACCAAAACAGAGCTATCCTAAACCCTGTAACAAAAGAACCGACATATCCAAATACCGATTTTCAGGGTTTACcaactaatttttaataaccaAACAGAAAACCTTATCAAAAGCAATCATATAGTATTCTAATAACTAAATTGTTTAACAtgatttcatcaaaatgataacacaatcaaatcaatttcagTATTTGGATAAAATTTGCAAATCAATAACACAGACCCACTATGAGGaaaattagggatttggaCTTTTAGGGCAGCAAATTAAAACAGGTCTTATAgtttaatcaaataataaaattcatgaAATGAAAACGGGATGCATACCTGAAGACAAAGGATGCAGAAATTCGAAAGCAAGAGAGATGGAAGTCTGAGTGGAAGGCTGtagaaaagatgaaaaatcttCCCACCAGAAATCTCTCAGACGAACAGCAAAAGGACGGCTGGATTTGCAGCGCACCTCCCAAACAAAGATCGACGGCTCCCCATCCATGTGCAGATCTTCCATGGCTGCCCCCCAACCAGCTGGTTCAAAACGAACTGGAAATGGGGGCTTCTGTGAGCGAACGAAGGGTTATCAACGAAGGAGAAGGGGCAAAAACGGAAACAAAAGGAGCTGTTTAGTCAAGGGCAGTTTCGTCAATTTACTGTgctgaagaaaaaacaaaacaaaaacagcagCAAAATGAGGGGCATTTCCGTCATTACACTGTGCTTAGCTACAGTGTTTAGTTGCATTGGgttttagtatatatagaATTTCTAAGAGGATTGATAATTGAagcgagaaaaaaaaaaaggttgtaCCTAGTCCAAGAAACTAGCCAGTATAATTCAAAATTGTGGTCTCTATGAACTTTTGAAATTCGTTCAAATGTGAGCAATGGAGAGCAAGTTGAAGACTCTACTACAGGTCAGTCTCCGGCCCTTCGAAATCTCCGACGACCCTTGGTATAGAGCCCTTCGCATTAACGAACGTCGGATTGGATCAATGCCTGATCAATGCCTGGAACTGGGAAAGATGAACGGCGGTGGGGAGGAAATTGAGTATGCCTGGCGCCGGTAACAGAGGCTGTGAAGTTGGCCGTGTCGTGTGTTTAAGGAGCTGAAATGTTTGGATAGGAAGAAGGGTCGGCCTTGGCAGAAAATAAAGCTTCAGAGGTTATTAGAAACGGCTAGATTTATTAAAGAGGGtttctaaataaaatatttccatGTAACCAAGAAAATAGATAAGAATAACACAAAGCTTTGTATTAATTTATCTGGATGGCTGGAGGTATTATTaacatataaattacaaatcCAGTTTTCTTTGAGAACTTTACTATGAATTCTGTACAAAAAGGACCCTGCTGCAATCTTTGGGCAACAGTAGCTGGGCATgcattaaataatacaattgAGGTACATGCTTTTTTTTGCTCTCTCCATTCTCACTCTTTCTGATTTTTCGTTTGTGAGTTTTTTTATCCTATCCTAACTCAGAAGCACAGAACCGGAATGTCTTCTTATTCACAGTTGGGAGAGAGGCTTTTCAAGGTGTGGAATTTACTGAGATTTCTTGCCGTAAATGTGAGCTTGGGTGGTCAAGATTCGATGGAATGACAAGCCGCTGCAAAGGCTTGAGAGCTACCGTGAGCTCTGAAAACGAGGGGCGCAAGTTTGGATCGCTAACCGGAAAGAAAGAACACCCGATTAAACTGGATTCAACAGGTAAAAAATATACAACTGTTCTAAACTTTCTGCAACTTACGTCTGCCAACATTCCAATATTATCCTCGCAACAAGGGGATCCAGTTCCTTAGGTATCTCAAGGCGACGATTCTGAAAACCAACTGCACCTACAACTTGCATCGGGTTCATCCCACTCCAAGGCAATTTCAGAGTAGCAAGCtcccacaaaatgactccaaAGCTATATACATCACACCTATATATTTAACACAAGATTTCAGAGAATCTTTAATCTGTATATTTTCTCCACACATATAGTTGGAACAAGGCATCAATCAAAGctgaaagaagagaaacagAAATATAATAACAAGAATTACTACTCACTTTTCATTTGAGTTTTCATTGCGGAGAACTTCCGGTGCCATCCACTCAGGCTAGCTCATCGATGGAAACAATCAGGCAAATGAAGAAAAGGTGACAGAGTTAGATTAAGAATTGTGGTCATATTTCTCATTGCCAACAGAAAaccaatttattaaataaagaaaaaaaaaatcaataataatCCCAGATTCTCACCGTTCCAGCAGTTGATTTGGATGACAAGAAAGTATTATGTTTCAAGCGTGACAATCCAAAATCACAGACCTGTATAATTGAGATCCAGTTTTGTAAAAAGTATAATACATATCTCAAAGAACTACTAATTAGATGGCCAAGGCATCTCATTATCcacaagaaagaagagaaacaacACTAAAAAAAGGAATGTGATACCTTCACATTCCAGTTCTTATCAACCAACAGATTTGGAGATTTCAAATCCCGGTGAACAATTGTGGGTGTGCTGGCATGCAAGCAATTCATACCCCTTGcctgcaaaataaaaagagagctGAAAGTGGATATTGATGTATCATGCCGGTTCCAGAGAACACAGGGAAGATAATCTCATACCACATCAAGAGCCATCTTTATTCTACGTTTCTCATCAATTTGGCAATGAGGGCGATGGATAATCCGATATAGGCTTCCCCTGGGGAAATAAAGTATGAGTGGACCAGTTACAAcagaaagatgaaaaatagaaTATGTATACATGTTCCAGTCAATATATAATCTTTTCACCATGATCAATGTGCAGAATTATACCTTGGAAGGAACTCTGTAATGATAGAGAGGTTAGGAGGACGTGTAACAGCACCCATAAAAAGCACAACGTTTGGATGACGCAGTTTACGCATTATTCGCACCTTACATTGCAAAACAAAGATCACAATAATTATCATCAGGTTGTAAGTTTATTTTCCCTTTCCCCTTTTCCTCGAAGTCTTGGAAGCTAAAAAGTGCAGCATATGCACATAAGGGACTAGAAATTTACTTCTCTTTTGAACTCAGCCAAAGCAGCACCTGAGAAATCCTGGTCTAGGAACTTCTTCACAGCAACTTCCTGTAACTCAACAACAATTCACCAGCCAAAATTAAAGTCCCCAGTTGAATTTAATTCCCATGaaattaaagttaaaaacaCTTTCAAGCCTCTGGCAATGAATTAAGTACATGCATAGTTCCAGGCAGTAGTGACAAAGCAGAATCCACCATGAAATAATGACAGTAGAGAAACAGttattataaattacaaatccTACCTAACTTTAAAGAACACTGAAATTGTTTTGAATATAGGAAATCTTTTATTAAAATCCCTAACCATACACTATAAATATAAACCTGCTTCGCAGTAAACAAAAAAGCAACTTCTATAGTGCCATCAGTGCATTGACAATGATAGGCAACCCCTTTAAAATCCCCCATACACCTAATGGTGCTAATTTGCATGTCATTTATCAATTCCTTGTGAATCACATATACTGATTTAATAAGTAAGTTCTATCGCTATAAACAATTTAGCAGTGCTAGTCAATGAAGATGAtcgggaaaaaaattgaaagagagGGCACTAGGTATTCAAAATCCATAAggagaataataataaaggaTCAAATAAACATAACAGTTTTTGCCGCATATGAGATAAGAAAGAGCATAG
Protein-coding regions in this window:
- the LOC18772773 gene encoding uncharacterized protein LOC18772773 — protein: METNLSKMITLRPFRLSDVDDLMSYAGDDQVTRSLRWKTLTTRDEALTFIKDVCIPHPWRQAICIDDRSIGFVTIFPGSGDDRYKADLGYAIAAKYWGQGITTKAVKIAVSQIFNDFPILVRLQAFADVENKASQRVFEKSGFQREGVLRKYGYLKGNIKDLVVYSFLSTEVAV
- the LOC109949992 gene encoding uncharacterized protein LOC109949992; the encoded protein is MDTQDTSPSVLLFFDKERFIFNAGEYESQLGSHPIASGELGYEIQIREAVVRPNCLTILRFKESRPPSKRRKVMKKLQNKAHRIKQLAAQNYSNFAILIAPSHY